A single window of Granulicella mallensis MP5ACTX8 DNA harbors:
- a CDS encoding metallophosphoesterase family protein — MFFTDCHLEPELAGVEGCVKCFTQINKEKADFCIAGGDQVFDVCEQDLTRAHLLFNLYQQTEKDHLSGKVYYTVGNHDVVGINQKSPVEPGAHEYGKKLYEDYFGKRYYSFDHKGWHFIVLDSIGIEYYKIFKAEFDEEQLAWLKSDLSSVGPSVPIIVVTHVPIATVLGTLSTHSHNGPGPIAANSYAVHELLAGHNLKAILQGHLHVWQKSEYQGVQYLISGAVSGAWWEGAMDGTPEGYTLCQIRGDQLHLSYVTYPWVARVQHPKS; from the coding sequence GTGTTCTTCACGGACTGCCATCTCGAACCCGAACTCGCAGGAGTCGAGGGATGCGTCAAATGTTTCACACAGATCAATAAAGAGAAAGCGGACTTTTGCATCGCGGGCGGCGACCAGGTCTTCGATGTATGCGAACAGGATCTTACCCGCGCACACCTGCTCTTCAACCTCTACCAACAGACGGAGAAGGATCACCTGAGCGGCAAGGTTTACTACACCGTCGGCAACCATGACGTGGTCGGCATTAATCAGAAGAGCCCAGTGGAACCGGGGGCTCACGAATATGGGAAGAAGTTATATGAAGACTACTTCGGAAAGCGCTACTACTCCTTCGACCATAAGGGCTGGCACTTCATCGTCCTCGATTCGATAGGCATCGAGTATTACAAGATCTTCAAAGCCGAGTTCGATGAGGAGCAGCTTGCCTGGTTGAAATCCGACCTGTCGTCCGTCGGCCCCTCCGTGCCCATCATCGTGGTCACGCACGTCCCGATTGCGACCGTGCTGGGCACACTCAGTACGCATTCCCACAACGGCCCCGGCCCTATCGCTGCAAACTCCTATGCGGTGCACGAACTCCTCGCCGGACACAACCTGAAGGCCATCCTTCAGGGACATCTGCATGTCTGGCAAAAGTCGGAATATCAGGGAGTCCAGTACCTCATCAGCGGTGCCGTATCAGGAGCCTGGTGGGAGGGGGCGATGGACGGCACTCCAGAGGGCTACACCCTCTGCCAGATCCGCGGAGACCAACTTCATCTCTCTTATGTGACCTACCCGTGGGTCGCTCGTGTCCAGCACCCAAAAAGCTGA
- a CDS encoding terpene synthase family protein, which yields MSAELVNELQQIRVPNFEFPWAAACSPFADLVEQEMQGWALEYGLLPNKQYLDRVSRTKYAWLAARCYPRANRELLRTIADYFIWFFLADDLFVDRVETIGPSTIPNLTAMIDVLDFNRLSACPVYGEEAWLDICMRLRKQLSHEHFQRFANGMRMWASTAGLQILNHTQSQSVEVGHYETIRRHTSGMNPCLDLSDIANDGPLLAEEYYRPDVQQLRRHANHVVCWSNDIQSLAVELRQPGQYWNMVGIYAGQGRSLQEGIDYTAKRVCSEIQEFSRLSEVVERSASPELRGYIAGMKDWMSGYQAWVVSDTQRYSEAFAEQDADDRGLLLA from the coding sequence ATGTCTGCAGAACTGGTCAACGAACTCCAACAGATACGCGTTCCGAACTTTGAGTTTCCCTGGGCTGCCGCGTGTTCGCCCTTTGCTGATCTTGTCGAACAGGAGATGCAGGGGTGGGCTCTCGAGTACGGGCTGCTTCCTAACAAGCAGTATCTGGATCGCGTGAGTAGAACCAAGTATGCGTGGCTCGCCGCTCGCTGCTATCCACGGGCAAATCGTGAGCTGCTTCGGACGATTGCAGACTATTTTATTTGGTTCTTCCTGGCGGATGACCTGTTTGTCGATCGGGTGGAGACGATTGGTCCCTCTACGATTCCCAATTTGACGGCCATGATTGACGTCCTCGATTTCAATCGGCTGAGCGCCTGTCCTGTGTATGGGGAAGAGGCCTGGCTGGATATCTGCATGCGGTTGAGGAAACAGCTGTCGCATGAGCACTTTCAGCGGTTCGCCAATGGTATGAGGATGTGGGCAAGCACGGCGGGATTGCAGATCCTGAATCACACCCAGTCCCAGTCGGTTGAAGTGGGACATTATGAGACGATCCGGCGGCACACCAGTGGGATGAACCCCTGCCTCGATCTCTCGGACATCGCCAATGACGGCCCGCTCCTGGCGGAGGAATACTACCGTCCCGATGTGCAGCAGCTGCGCCGGCATGCCAATCACGTCGTCTGCTGGAGCAATGACATTCAAAGTCTCGCCGTCGAACTCCGGCAGCCGGGGCAGTATTGGAACATGGTCGGGATCTACGCGGGACAGGGGCGTTCTCTGCAGGAGGGGATCGACTACACGGCGAAGAGGGTGTGCTCCGAGATTCAGGAGTTCTCGCGATTGTCCGAAGTGGTGGAGAGGTCCGCAAGCCCCGAGTTGCGTGGGTATATCGCAGGCATGAAGGACTGGATGTCTGGTTATCAGGCTTGGGTCGTATCTGATACGCAGCGATATTCGGAGGCGTTCGCCGAGCAGGATGCGGATGATCGTGGATTGCTGCTGGCGTAG
- a CDS encoding TonB-dependent receptor, which produces MKLSTLRRSLQRYAVYGLIVLLGSAGLVYSAKAQTSGDGAITGTVTDSTGALIPNATVTATNNATGVVTTRPTSSSGLYELSPLIVGTYTVTVAADGFENVKQQNIVINAGQAFGLNVTLHPGSQGETLTVSSAPPALDTTNAVLGGTITSKEYMDLPLLVAGNQQRDITQFSNLLPGAQPGARSSLFSGTASRVEEVYLDGIPISEISQIGDNRPVFNLVPSEAIDQIGATTSGQSVDAQGAGSVNYTLASGGNQYHGTIADFVRNTIFDTWGFTAPAATTQKLVDGVIKTVPAGKPADHQNEFTAAVSGPISIPYLFSGKNKLFFFAAYDLTHANTAPSYSTGTVPTTLMRTGDFTELLSGAQAAGTGAAGVNGPGYLIYDPTTQTCNGNVCTRKPFMGMKNGILTPNIIPTNKISPIAQTMQSFLPAPTTSGLQNNYLGGYPTGNRNWLYSGRIDYDISPKNRLSFVVTGGNTHPVPYTGNGVLPVPYLASVYTQTGGHWADMQDTYTINPNLVNQFKFGFSNFGGPPSTNLTQGVSQYEAQNMGINFSGLPADSQAVTEFPTQVFAGSNAQTQWADGVQGTSKTTVDESYTILDNLLWVKGRHAMTFGIQIQRLELNQSAQDGPTSGLQLNWSTNETAQETGSAYATSTGYSYASYLLGAVSAASVTELPFSVLGGRFHPVAPYFQDNFKVTPKLTLNLGLRWDYLPTYNEVLNRFSFLNPSITNPATGSLGALQFAGNYGGAGVSCGCSTPAHNYMKNWGPRLGFAYSLNEKTVVRGAFAVVYSHGGGTGGAGGAYQGTGSLGFTSSPVFSDGGAGTGAGPAFYLNNSSAFQAQGLANNTFGGPGYTFPAITPPGPGSQSLNTGNYVNSSGTFVTPGSISYLDPYVSGRAPEFDFWNFGIQRELIRDLTIMVNYAGSESHFIAGANNIRGLQSGEIDPKYYALGVGIYGAGLLSKPATAANIAAANQIIPGIAAPYPGFIAAANTAKGAGYATIGQMLTWMPQYSGTTDTWGSQTANASYHSLQISLAKRASHGLTLNLNYTYSKQLDDAGTIRSGYAIPASVTLNGKAWAQDRIDRGLSATSEPQNLAIFGVYKLPFGKGEIGGGHFLTRAVLEGWNLSGVFTYASGAPLALTSTACSAASEPGQGQCMPDVNPNFTGKVRQNGSWGHGATAENLGKYSYIKGAITGTTPGEGMGNTTCASSSGPFCNSGALMIGDAPRSAPFGLRGPGVYNLNMGLRRSFQIADNSSFIFGVDCQNVTNKVTFSGINTVVNSASFGTVSSATSNSGSRDFQFSGRIRF; this is translated from the coding sequence ATGAAACTCTCAACACTGCGGCGCAGCCTGCAGCGTTATGCAGTCTACGGCCTCATCGTGCTTCTGGGATCGGCAGGCTTGGTGTACTCGGCGAAGGCTCAGACGAGTGGAGATGGGGCAATCACCGGCACCGTTACGGACTCTACCGGCGCCCTGATTCCAAATGCTACGGTGACGGCTACAAACAATGCTACCGGCGTTGTTACTACCCGCCCAACCTCGTCGAGTGGTTTGTACGAACTTAGCCCGCTCATCGTCGGAACTTATACGGTCACAGTGGCAGCGGATGGCTTCGAGAATGTGAAGCAGCAGAATATTGTGATCAACGCGGGGCAGGCCTTCGGGCTCAACGTTACGCTCCATCCCGGGAGCCAGGGTGAGACGTTGACTGTAAGCTCTGCGCCCCCGGCATTGGATACGACCAATGCCGTGCTCGGTGGAACGATCACGAGCAAGGAGTACATGGATCTTCCGCTTCTGGTCGCAGGCAATCAGCAACGAGATATTACCCAGTTTTCGAATCTTCTTCCGGGTGCTCAGCCGGGGGCGCGGTCTTCGCTGTTTTCCGGTACTGCCAGCCGTGTGGAGGAGGTCTATCTCGACGGCATTCCCATCTCAGAGATTAGCCAGATTGGCGACAACCGCCCCGTCTTCAACCTTGTGCCTTCAGAGGCGATCGATCAGATTGGAGCTACAACCAGTGGGCAGTCTGTGGATGCTCAGGGTGCGGGTTCTGTGAACTACACCCTGGCCTCGGGAGGCAATCAATATCACGGTACGATTGCCGACTTTGTTCGCAACACGATCTTCGATACGTGGGGATTTACCGCGCCTGCCGCAACGACTCAGAAGTTAGTGGATGGTGTAATCAAGACGGTTCCTGCCGGAAAGCCTGCCGATCATCAAAATGAATTTACTGCCGCGGTTAGCGGCCCTATCAGCATTCCTTATTTGTTTAGTGGAAAAAACAAGTTATTCTTTTTCGCGGCCTATGATCTGACGCATGCCAATACCGCGCCGAGCTATTCCACTGGAACCGTGCCTACGACGCTCATGCGCACAGGTGATTTCACCGAGCTATTGAGCGGTGCCCAGGCTGCGGGTACAGGAGCTGCCGGAGTCAATGGGCCGGGTTACTTGATCTATGATCCTACTACGCAGACGTGCAACGGAAACGTATGCACGCGCAAACCATTCATGGGGATGAAGAATGGAATACTGACCCCTAATATTATTCCGACGAATAAAATCTCTCCCATCGCGCAGACGATGCAATCGTTCCTGCCGGCTCCTACGACATCTGGTCTGCAGAATAACTATCTCGGCGGTTACCCGACAGGGAATCGAAACTGGCTTTATTCAGGCCGCATCGACTACGACATCTCTCCGAAGAATCGGCTCTCCTTCGTCGTAACGGGAGGGAATACTCATCCCGTTCCTTACACGGGCAATGGAGTGTTGCCGGTCCCTTATCTGGCGTCTGTCTATACCCAGACCGGTGGTCACTGGGCCGACATGCAGGACACGTACACAATCAACCCGAACCTTGTAAATCAGTTTAAGTTTGGGTTCAGTAACTTCGGGGGCCCTCCTTCTACGAACCTTACACAGGGAGTTAGTCAGTACGAGGCCCAGAATATGGGTATCAATTTCAGTGGCCTGCCTGCCGACTCTCAAGCGGTTACTGAATTTCCGACTCAGGTCTTTGCAGGCAGCAATGCACAGACCCAATGGGCTGATGGCGTCCAGGGTACAAGCAAGACAACGGTGGATGAGTCTTATACGATTCTGGATAATCTGCTATGGGTAAAGGGAAGGCATGCCATGACCTTTGGCATCCAGATCCAGCGACTGGAGTTGAATCAGTCGGCACAGGATGGTCCTACCTCGGGTCTCCAACTGAATTGGAGCACGAACGAAACAGCGCAGGAGACTGGCTCTGCCTATGCAACGAGCACGGGATACTCCTATGCGAGCTACCTGCTCGGGGCTGTCAGTGCTGCGAGCGTTACCGAGTTACCCTTCTCTGTGCTGGGTGGCCGGTTCCATCCTGTGGCTCCTTACTTTCAGGACAATTTCAAGGTCACTCCAAAGTTGACACTGAACCTGGGGCTTCGTTGGGATTATCTGCCGACCTATAACGAGGTTCTGAATCGCTTTTCGTTTCTCAATCCGAGCATCACTAACCCGGCTACTGGAAGTCTCGGTGCGCTTCAATTTGCAGGGAACTACGGAGGAGCAGGTGTTAGTTGTGGCTGCAGTACGCCCGCGCATAACTACATGAAGAACTGGGGGCCGCGGCTGGGCTTTGCGTATAGCCTCAATGAGAAAACGGTGGTGCGGGGTGCGTTTGCTGTCGTCTATTCTCATGGTGGAGGAACAGGCGGAGCGGGCGGTGCGTACCAGGGAACTGGATCGCTGGGCTTCACGAGCTCGCCGGTGTTCTCAGACGGTGGCGCTGGTACCGGCGCGGGTCCCGCGTTCTATCTGAACAATAGCTCGGCCTTCCAGGCGCAAGGCCTCGCTAATAATACCTTTGGCGGGCCTGGGTATACATTTCCGGCAATTACTCCTCCTGGGCCGGGCAGTCAGTCGCTCAACACTGGAAACTATGTCAATAGCTCCGGGACGTTTGTAACTCCGGGTTCGATCAGCTATCTCGATCCCTATGTCTCAGGACGGGCGCCAGAGTTCGATTTCTGGAACTTTGGTATTCAGCGTGAACTGATCCGGGATCTGACGATCATGGTCAACTATGCGGGCTCCGAGAGCCACTTCATTGCGGGGGCGAATAATATTCGCGGATTGCAGTCAGGGGAGATCGATCCTAAGTACTATGCACTCGGTGTCGGGATCTATGGAGCAGGACTGCTCTCCAAGCCAGCAACCGCAGCGAATATCGCAGCGGCGAATCAGATCATTCCGGGCATTGCTGCTCCTTATCCAGGATTCATTGCCGCCGCAAACACGGCCAAGGGAGCGGGTTATGCGACCATCGGACAGATGTTGACATGGATGCCTCAGTACTCCGGCACAACGGACACGTGGGGAAGTCAAACGGCGAATGCGTCTTACCATTCTCTGCAGATTTCACTTGCCAAGCGGGCGTCGCATGGATTGACTCTGAACCTGAATTACACATACTCCAAACAACTCGATGATGCCGGTACGATCCGCAGCGGATACGCTATTCCAGCAAGCGTCACGCTCAATGGAAAGGCCTGGGCCCAGGACCGGATCGATCGCGGATTGAGTGCTACCAGCGAGCCACAAAATCTGGCGATCTTCGGCGTCTACAAACTTCCGTTCGGCAAAGGCGAGATCGGTGGAGGCCATTTTCTTACACGCGCGGTTCTTGAGGGATGGAACTTATCCGGAGTCTTCACCTATGCCTCTGGAGCTCCATTGGCACTTACTTCTACGGCGTGTTCGGCTGCCAGTGAGCCCGGCCAGGGACAATGCATGCCAGACGTAAATCCGAACTTCACCGGAAAGGTTCGTCAGAACGGAAGCTGGGGACATGGAGCTACCGCGGAAAATCTTGGTAAGTATTCCTACATCAAGGGAGCTATCACCGGTACGACTCCGGGGGAAGGCATGGGAAATACGACGTGCGCTTCCAGCAGCGGGCCGTTCTGCAACTCAGGCGCTCTGATGATCGGCGATGCCCCTCGTAGTGCACCCTTTGGGCTAAGAGGGCCAGGTGTATACAACCTGAATATGGGACTTAGGCGATCCTTTCAAATTGCTGATAACTCCAGCTTCATCTTCGGTGTGGATTGCCAGAATGTGACTAATAAGGTGACGTTTAGTGGGATCAATACGGTAGTGAACAGTGCCAGCTTCGGAACGGTAAGTAGCGCAACCAGTAACTCAGGCAGCCGTGACTTTCAGTTTTCCGGGAGGATTCGTTTCTAA
- a CDS encoding winged helix-turn-helix domain-containing protein → MPVSQQEESVVSLIQVDRRIYSFGDYRLDVQDCRLWHGDASIPLPPKTFDILHVLVRNAGQLIDKKTLLQAVWPDTFVEEGNLSVHISALRKTFSRDCPDSEFIETVPRRGYRFTIPVTKTESSNGLPPDVTALKEVPSEPGIPATATFIPVLHEKPVSRLTTRASWGIFVAVLSAFVVIIVVMRVSYSRHHQAGLVHAASDSRPLTSVPGVYSWPTFSPNGNSLAYSWHSDAGQDQAIYMQKVDSDDREKLSDGGKSFSPAWSPRGEEIAYLRATEDPKWLEIEVAKVQRPHTARHLAFINNLKSAFHDVPTLNWSPDGSWLVTTEKEDADESSHLELVSLENGEKQALTHPPALSVDVNAVFSPQGDWIAFVRARGPSSAEIHVMPAHGGPDRVLPFNIHSINGLTWSADGQSLLVASSRALSVGNLWKLSLNGDPPVALSTLPAHTEDPVVSPKGHRLAYIDLLRNGSLWRMSTDGHGKQEQLIASRFIDSAPDYSPDGSEIAFESDRTGASEIWVCKNDGTQCKRLTNIFGPNTSSPRWSPDGKLLAFNSGFHGRSAIFVVNASGGIPLLVTTGAFEAADNLIPNWSRDGQSLYFSSNRTGRFEVWKTKVNGDEERQITQHGGYNGMESADGKSLYYIQDTDKTTIWRIPLNGGEAQPVAGPLGSGMWGYWMVVGEDLYYLQKKMEGTALADVFRVDLKTGSKTKLGQTQFGVNEYDRGLAVSPDERWILYAERDVDRSNIMLTEGWY, encoded by the coding sequence ATGCCGGTCTCACAACAAGAGGAGAGCGTAGTTTCGCTAATCCAGGTAGATCGCAGGATATATAGCTTCGGAGACTATCGCCTGGACGTGCAGGACTGTCGCCTTTGGCACGGTGACGCGTCGATACCGCTGCCGCCAAAGACCTTTGACATTCTTCATGTTCTGGTCCGGAACGCGGGCCAACTCATCGACAAGAAGACGTTATTGCAGGCTGTATGGCCGGACACTTTCGTCGAAGAAGGCAATTTAAGCGTTCACATCTCTGCTCTTCGAAAGACTTTCAGCAGAGACTGTCCAGACTCCGAGTTCATTGAGACCGTCCCGCGACGCGGCTATCGCTTCACGATACCGGTCACGAAGACAGAGTCCTCCAACGGTCTCCCGCCCGACGTTACAGCTCTGAAGGAAGTTCCGAGCGAGCCGGGCATCCCAGCGACAGCAACATTCATTCCGGTACTGCATGAAAAACCTGTTTCACGCCTGACCACGAGGGCCTCGTGGGGCATATTCGTGGCCGTTCTGTCGGCGTTCGTCGTCATCATTGTGGTCATGCGTGTCTCTTACAGCAGACATCACCAGGCAGGGCTGGTCCATGCGGCGTCCGACAGCCGGCCTCTGACAAGTGTGCCTGGGGTATACTCCTGGCCGACGTTCTCTCCCAACGGCAATAGCCTTGCCTATTCGTGGCACTCCGATGCGGGGCAGGACCAGGCCATCTACATGCAGAAAGTCGACAGTGACGACCGCGAGAAGCTGAGCGATGGGGGAAAGAGCTTCTCTCCGGCCTGGTCCCCAAGAGGAGAAGAGATCGCTTACCTGCGCGCGACCGAAGATCCCAAATGGTTGGAGATCGAGGTTGCCAAGGTGCAGAGGCCTCACACAGCCCGGCATCTCGCATTCATCAATAACCTCAAGTCTGCCTTCCACGACGTGCCTACTCTGAACTGGTCTCCGGATGGTAGTTGGCTGGTGACTACGGAAAAAGAGGATGCAGATGAAAGCTCTCATCTTGAGCTGGTCTCTCTCGAAAACGGTGAAAAGCAAGCCCTGACTCATCCTCCGGCACTGAGCGTCGATGTTAATGCAGTCTTTTCACCCCAGGGTGATTGGATCGCTTTTGTAAGGGCGCGGGGTCCCTCTTCGGCTGAAATACATGTCATGCCGGCGCACGGCGGCCCCGATCGAGTCTTGCCCTTCAACATTCACTCGATCAACGGGCTTACGTGGAGCGCTGACGGACAAAGCCTGCTTGTCGCCTCTTCCCGGGCGTTGAGTGTCGGCAATCTTTGGAAGCTCTCGCTAAATGGAGACCCTCCTGTGGCTCTCTCCACACTTCCCGCCCATACAGAAGACCCCGTTGTCTCGCCGAAGGGACATCGGCTGGCGTACATCGATCTGCTGCGGAACGGCAGTCTGTGGCGCATGTCCACTGACGGTCATGGCAAACAGGAGCAGCTTATCGCGTCTCGATTTATTGATTCTGCGCCGGATTATTCCCCTGACGGTTCGGAGATCGCCTTTGAGAGTGACCGCACAGGCGCATCAGAGATCTGGGTCTGCAAAAACGATGGGACGCAATGCAAGCGCCTCACAAATATCTTCGGCCCGAACACCAGCTCCCCGCGCTGGTCTCCCGACGGGAAGTTATTGGCCTTCAACTCCGGGTTCCATGGGCGGTCAGCGATTTTTGTCGTCAACGCTTCAGGCGGGATTCCTTTACTCGTGACAACCGGCGCATTCGAGGCAGCGGACAATCTCATTCCGAACTGGTCCAGGGATGGACAGTCTCTCTACTTCAGCTCCAACAGAACAGGCCGCTTTGAAGTATGGAAGACGAAGGTCAACGGCGATGAAGAGCGCCAGATCACGCAGCACGGCGGCTATAACGGTATGGAATCTGCTGATGGGAAGAGCCTCTACTACATCCAGGATACAGATAAGACGACAATCTGGCGGATCCCTCTGAATGGAGGTGAGGCTCAGCCGGTCGCGGGGCCGTTAGGCTCAGGAATGTGGGGATACTGGATGGTGGTTGGAGAAGACCTCTACTATCTTCAGAAGAAGATGGAAGGTACGGCACTGGCTGACGTCTTCCGCGTGGATCTCAAAACAGGCTCTAAAACAAAGCTGGGACAGACCCAGTTTGGAGTCAACGAGTATGACCGGGGGCTCGCGGTCTCTCCCGATGAGCGCTGGATATTGTACGCAGAGCGTGATGTCGATCGGAGCAACATCATGCTCACGGAGGGTTGGTACTGA
- a CDS encoding sulfatase, protein MPNQSQKRTTRRQFIAQAAGTAIAGALTASASAREIKKPNVLFFMSDDMRVELGCYGSHFRAQTPNLDALAQQGVRFDRNFCQFPLCNPSRASLLTGQVPLDTKVLGNRTNFRDTRPDLTSLPQLFREQGYVTARTGKIFHGGYDDPKAWTVGGSDVSIAAIEAASEQSDEDTQGKYHQHREIIPPQSVPPPPPGIPVSKTQDPRAAHSDEILILDGDGGEHPENRVAETAIGYLRTYRDKPFFIGCGFSKPHSPPTAPQRFFDLYDPAKLELTPDFEAWPTVPPGFPKAAIRPRNADLFIGRGASTTEAKEVIRAYLASISWVDWNLGRVIHELDALGLRDNTIIVFVADHGYQLGEKGKWSKAGSLFEMGTRVPLIIHDPRAAGNGQTSTRLVQSLDIYPTLVELCGLSRPSSGLQGASLTPLLHRPQSTWKRPAFSLWSEDGKTIHGLAVRQDHWRYVEFGADGKNGSMLFNEQSDPLEMHNLAEDPGHAGIRDNLSKLTAAYRDRTRLA, encoded by the coding sequence ATGCCAAATCAATCACAGAAGCGGACGACCAGACGTCAGTTCATTGCTCAAGCTGCGGGCACAGCCATTGCCGGAGCTCTCACAGCTTCAGCCTCTGCGCGCGAAATAAAGAAGCCCAATGTCCTCTTCTTCATGTCGGACGATATGAGGGTGGAACTGGGCTGTTACGGGAGTCACTTCCGGGCGCAGACTCCGAACCTTGATGCTTTGGCCCAGCAGGGGGTGCGGTTCGACCGCAACTTCTGCCAGTTTCCCCTGTGCAATCCCTCGCGCGCTTCGCTTCTCACAGGACAGGTGCCGCTTGATACGAAGGTGTTGGGCAATCGCACGAACTTCCGCGATACTCGCCCGGACCTGACCAGTCTGCCTCAACTCTTCCGCGAGCAGGGCTACGTTACGGCGCGTACAGGGAAGATCTTTCATGGCGGATATGACGATCCGAAGGCTTGGACCGTCGGGGGCAGCGATGTGTCCATCGCAGCGATTGAGGCTGCGTCCGAGCAGAGCGATGAGGACACGCAAGGGAAGTACCATCAGCATCGAGAGATCATTCCACCTCAGTCTGTTCCGCCACCTCCTCCTGGAATCCCTGTGTCGAAGACGCAAGATCCCAGGGCCGCTCACTCGGACGAGATTCTGATTCTGGATGGAGATGGCGGAGAGCATCCTGAGAACCGTGTCGCGGAGACCGCGATCGGCTATCTGAGAACGTATCGGGATAAACCCTTTTTCATCGGATGCGGTTTCTCCAAGCCACACAGTCCTCCCACTGCGCCGCAGCGGTTCTTCGATCTGTACGACCCCGCAAAGTTGGAACTGACGCCTGACTTTGAGGCGTGGCCGACGGTGCCGCCAGGCTTTCCCAAGGCAGCTATCCGCCCGCGCAATGCAGACCTCTTCATTGGCCGCGGAGCCAGCACCACAGAAGCGAAAGAGGTGATTCGTGCCTATCTGGCTTCCATCTCCTGGGTGGACTGGAATCTGGGTCGCGTGATCCACGAACTCGATGCGCTTGGGCTTCGTGACAACACCATCATCGTTTTTGTCGCCGATCATGGCTACCAGCTTGGCGAAAAAGGGAAGTGGTCCAAGGCTGGATCTCTGTTCGAGATGGGAACACGCGTTCCGCTGATCATTCATGATCCGAGGGCTGCCGGGAATGGGCAAACCTCAACGCGGCTGGTGCAGTCTCTCGATATCTATCCGACGCTGGTGGAGCTGTGCGGACTCTCACGTCCTTCGTCTGGACTGCAAGGCGCCAGTCTCACGCCGCTTCTACATCGCCCCCAGTCAACATGGAAGCGTCCTGCCTTCAGCCTATGGAGTGAAGACGGGAAGACGATTCATGGCTTAGCTGTGCGCCAGGATCATTGGCGTTACGTGGAGTTCGGCGCGGACGGCAAAAATGGCAGCATGCTCTTCAACGAACAGAGCGACCCACTCGAGATGCATAACCTGGCCGAAGATCCAGGCCATGCGGGCATACGTGACAACCTCTCAAAGCTAACCGCTGCCTATAGAGATCGGACCAGGCTGGCATAA